From a region of the Paenibacillus sp. R14(2021) genome:
- a CDS encoding endospore germination permease, translating into MKDMRFGGKQLFWLMSVMQAGMTILLTINPTLHVVKQDAWISTFIAGIIGVWIAFVCSRLSLRFPKETFVEYVVAIAGKWAGNALIGLYLLYWYSLLAIILRQYADFVLGTILPHTPLLIPIIAMLLVAMYVTHTGIEVIARCSELFGPFILLGILIPLIMAMKDMKLIELLPMYVDSGIGKLLTGALPTTTFLGDCVMLVMLYAFVNKPGCGTKYAMLGVGAAAFLTCMSTFLIITVLGVGTGECLTYPFFHLVRYVTYFDFIQNLDSLVIAIWIVSVFLKVSLYYFISTYGTAQWLKIKRWRRMSWMIAPLALLTSLLPRNFVQSSVEFPQKLGMPFLLPFFMLGMPMVLLGIAKLRNKGQGVQRKN; encoded by the coding sequence ATGAAGGACATGCGCTTCGGCGGTAAACAGCTGTTCTGGCTCATGTCCGTCATGCAAGCCGGCATGACGATTCTGCTCACCATCAACCCCACGCTGCATGTTGTGAAGCAGGATGCCTGGATTTCGACGTTCATTGCCGGCATCATCGGAGTTTGGATCGCCTTTGTTTGCTCGCGGCTTAGTCTACGTTTTCCGAAGGAGACGTTCGTGGAATATGTGGTGGCCATTGCGGGCAAATGGGCAGGCAATGCGCTGATCGGCCTGTACCTCCTATACTGGTACAGCCTCTTAGCCATCATCCTAAGGCAGTATGCGGATTTTGTGCTGGGTACCATTTTGCCGCATACGCCATTGCTGATTCCCATTATAGCCATGCTGCTGGTCGCGATGTATGTCACGCATACGGGCATCGAGGTAATCGCCAGATGCAGCGAGCTCTTCGGCCCATTTATTCTGCTCGGTATTCTTATCCCGCTTATTATGGCGATGAAGGATATGAAATTAATAGAGCTCTTGCCTATGTACGTGGACTCCGGCATAGGAAAGCTGCTTACGGGGGCGCTCCCGACAACGACTTTCCTCGGCGACTGCGTCATGCTCGTTATGCTGTATGCGTTCGTGAATAAACCCGGCTGCGGAACGAAGTATGCGATGCTTGGCGTAGGCGCGGCGGCGTTTCTCACCTGCATGTCCACGTTCCTCATCATTACCGTGCTTGGCGTCGGAACAGGCGAATGCCTGACCTATCCGTTCTTTCATCTAGTCCGTTACGTGACGTATTTCGACTTTATTCAGAACCTCGACTCGCTTGTCATCGCAATCTGGATCGTAAGCGTGTTTCTCAAGGTGTCACTTTATTATTTCATCAGCACGTACGGAACGGCCCAGTGGCTGAAGATCAAGCGCTGGCGCCGCATGTCGTGGATGATCGCTCCTCTTGCTCTGCTGACCTCCTTGCTCCCGCGGAATTTCGTTCAGAGCTCGGTGGAGTTTCCGCAGAAGCTCGGAATGCCGTTCCTATTGCCGTTCTTCATGCTCGGTATGCCGATGGTGCTGCTCGGGATTGCCAAGCTGCGGAATAAGGGACAGGGCGTGCAGCGCAAAAATTAA
- a CDS encoding Ger(x)C family spore germination protein, with product MNTSRMRKLGTAVTCCMLVLPLTGCWDRIEINDLALITGASVDQVNAKTVELSVQIFVPRAAGGGGGGMSMGSQGGTGSTNTFVNSAKGENLADAFSHLQERMSRKLFWGHAEIFIFSEAAARHGIQDEVDYLMRAPQPRERAYIYVSHGKARQALELRSVLERDTSEALREIAKNKVSVSVTLADLSQMITSGSGAAVLPWISRQAPHTKGNPDTSVHFENGTAVFKGDKMVGVIDETTTRGVLWLQNEIKNAVITVEPKDEQGIVSVRLIKSRTKLKARIQNGKWQITARIHTENDAVENSTAANLTIEPKSITIVEKALEKDIKDRIDMALAQAQGKLKADIFNFAGVFHRAYPKEWHRMQSQWDELFPKVEVITKPEAVLLRPGLANVRASRPEKERSPKS from the coding sequence ATGAACACAAGCCGAATGCGTAAGCTTGGCACTGCCGTCACCTGCTGTATGCTCGTTCTTCCTCTGACTGGCTGCTGGGATCGTATCGAAATTAATGATTTGGCACTGATTACAGGCGCGAGCGTTGACCAGGTGAATGCCAAGACGGTTGAATTATCAGTGCAAATCTTCGTACCTCGGGCCGCTGGCGGAGGCGGAGGCGGAATGAGCATGGGCAGCCAGGGCGGAACGGGCTCCACCAATACGTTTGTGAATTCAGCGAAGGGAGAGAACCTTGCCGATGCGTTCTCGCATCTGCAGGAGCGGATGTCCCGCAAATTGTTCTGGGGGCATGCCGAAATCTTTATTTTCAGCGAAGCGGCGGCCAGGCATGGCATTCAAGACGAAGTGGATTACTTGATGCGAGCGCCGCAGCCGAGGGAACGCGCCTACATATACGTCAGCCACGGCAAAGCGAGACAAGCGTTGGAGCTGCGGTCGGTCTTGGAGCGCGATACATCTGAGGCACTGCGGGAAATTGCCAAAAACAAGGTATCCGTGAGCGTGACGCTGGCGGATCTATCCCAGATGATTACAAGTGGTTCAGGCGCTGCGGTTCTTCCCTGGATTAGCCGGCAGGCTCCCCATACCAAGGGCAACCCGGATACGAGCGTGCATTTCGAGAATGGCACGGCCGTTTTTAAAGGAGATAAGATGGTCGGCGTCATTGATGAGACGACGACAAGGGGCGTGCTTTGGCTTCAGAATGAAATCAAGAATGCGGTCATTACAGTCGAGCCTAAGGACGAACAAGGCATCGTATCCGTACGGCTGATCAAGAGTCGCACGAAGCTGAAGGCACGTATTCAGAACGGGAAATGGCAAATTACCGCCCGGATCCATACGGAGAACGATGCGGTTGAGAATTCGACGGCAGCCAATCTGACGATCGAACCCAAATCGATCACAATCGTGGAGAAGGCACTGGAGAAGGACATCAAGGATCGGATCGATATGGCGCTCGCTCAAGCGCAGGGGAAGCTGAAGGCGGATATTTTCAATTTCGCCGGCGTCTTCCACAGAGCGTATCCCAAAGAATGGCATCGCATGCAGTCGCAATGGGACGAGCTGTTTCCGAAGGTTGAAGTCATTACCAAGCCGGAAGCCGTGCTGCTTCGTCCCGGTCTGGCTAATGTCAGGGCGAGCAGGCCGGAGAAAGAGAGGAGCCCGAAATCATGA
- a CDS encoding endospore germination permease: MIEKGRISPIQLAIFLQPFILATVSLSVPTITMITAGRDMWMTPILSSVTGFWIVYVCYRLHVRFPKQTFIQYTDAILGTYLGKTVTLMYLINFLYSNGIIVREYGEFIVGTFLLETPMIFIIVCLIAVCAYATFQGLEVWVRVAQLLIPMAIFLIFLMLVIMAPDMHVKEMLPILEYGPLPALRGSIVPSSWYSQFFVIALFLPYVKAEPAKVLKWCMISVASVVLTMLSINLSILFLFGEMNKGLSYAFLTAVRYISLSEFIEHIESILMAIWLVAIFIKVTVVYYLAVLGTAQWLKVPDYRVLVFPVGLLMVLFSIWAAPNFEVLKHLLGTSLPLFSLFFQVLIPMLLLWIAVLKGGGKHEHKPNA, translated from the coding sequence ATGATTGAAAAAGGCCGAATTTCCCCCATTCAGCTAGCGATATTCCTGCAACCGTTCATATTGGCAACCGTCTCGCTAAGCGTCCCGACAATTACAATGATCACCGCGGGACGTGACATGTGGATGACGCCGATTTTGTCGTCGGTCACCGGCTTCTGGATCGTGTATGTCTGCTACCGCCTGCATGTGCGGTTTCCGAAGCAGACCTTCATCCAATATACGGATGCTATTCTAGGCACGTATCTTGGCAAAACGGTCACGCTCATGTATTTAATCAACTTCCTGTATTCCAATGGCATCATCGTCCGGGAGTACGGCGAGTTTATCGTGGGCACGTTTCTGCTGGAGACGCCGATGATTTTCATCATCGTATGCTTAATCGCCGTCTGTGCCTACGCGACTTTCCAAGGGCTCGAGGTATGGGTGCGCGTCGCACAATTGCTTATTCCGATGGCGATCTTCCTTATCTTCCTCATGCTGGTCATCATGGCGCCTGATATGCATGTGAAGGAAATGCTGCCGATTCTGGAGTACGGGCCTTTGCCCGCGCTTAGAGGCTCGATCGTGCCGTCGTCCTGGTATTCGCAGTTCTTCGTCATTGCGCTGTTTCTCCCCTATGTCAAAGCAGAGCCTGCGAAGGTGCTTAAATGGTGCATGATCAGCGTCGCTTCGGTTGTGCTTACCATGCTTTCCATTAACCTCTCGATCCTATTTCTGTTCGGAGAGATGAACAAAGGACTTAGTTATGCTTTCTTGACGGCGGTTCGTTACATCTCGCTGTCCGAATTCATCGAGCACATCGAATCGATTCTCATGGCGATTTGGCTCGTTGCGATCTTCATTAAAGTAACCGTCGTTTATTACCTGGCGGTTCTCGGCACAGCCCAGTGGCTGAAGGTGCCTGATTACCGCGTGCTCGTCTTTCCGGTCGGCCTGCTTATGGTGTTGTTTTCCATTTGGGCAGCGCCGAATTTTGAAGTGCTCAAGCATTTGCTCGGCACAAGCCTGCCGCTATTCTCGCTATTCTTTCAAGTCCTGATTCCGATGCTGCTCTTGTGGATTGCCGTGCTGAAAGGAGGAGGGAAGCATGAACACAAGCCGAATGCGTAA
- a CDS encoding spore germination protein — MDVTSNPQSISAVLDDNYERLTGIYANARDVKFRKIFIGQSTKAFVLFIDGLVNVEVLDLHVISALVKQPFQMNDGNAEDVLASVLTISNLEVVDTIDETLFRIGGGCILLFIDGLTRCFAMGIAKWEKRAIEEPAAESVVRGPREGFTESVSVNTSMLRRKIKTPSLKIQSYFVGTLTRTEVLIVYIEGVAAESLVAETQLRIKGINIDGILESGYIEGLIEDNPFSPFPQLQVTERPDVVSAALLEGRVSVLIDGTPFALIAPTTLFAMLQSPEDYYQRFFISTLIRWLRYFFFIMTLVLPSLYVAILTYHQEMVPTSLLLSIARSREDIPFPALVEALLMEISFEALREAGVRLPKQVGAAVSIVGALVIGQAATSAGLVSAPMVMVVAITGIASFMMPQYSSGIAIRMLRFPIMFLSGMLGLLGLMLGVIVIVIHLCSLRSLGVPYMQPLAPMRGSEMRDVLLRSPLWLLNKRPHLTGSVSNPNRQGPNQKPEPPQGNDSA, encoded by the coding sequence ATGGACGTCACGTCGAACCCGCAATCCATTTCCGCCGTACTGGATGACAATTACGAACGCCTGACAGGCATTTATGCCAATGCCAGGGACGTTAAATTTCGGAAAATTTTCATCGGCCAATCGACCAAAGCATTCGTCCTGTTCATTGACGGCTTGGTCAACGTGGAAGTGCTGGATTTGCACGTCATCAGCGCGCTGGTCAAGCAGCCGTTTCAAATGAACGACGGCAATGCGGAGGACGTGCTGGCATCGGTGCTGACGATTTCCAATTTGGAGGTCGTCGATACGATCGACGAGACGCTGTTTCGTATCGGCGGCGGCTGTATTCTCCTCTTCATAGACGGATTGACCCGCTGCTTTGCGATGGGAATCGCCAAATGGGAGAAAAGAGCTATCGAGGAGCCCGCGGCGGAATCAGTGGTACGCGGCCCACGGGAGGGCTTCACCGAATCGGTCAGCGTCAATACGTCGATGCTGCGCCGCAAGATCAAGACGCCTTCGCTCAAAATCCAATCCTACTTCGTGGGTACGCTTACCCGTACGGAAGTGCTCATCGTATATATTGAAGGCGTCGCGGCGGAATCGCTGGTCGCCGAGACGCAATTGCGCATCAAAGGCATAAATATCGACGGCATCCTGGAGAGCGGTTATATAGAGGGCTTGATTGAGGACAATCCATTCTCGCCCTTTCCTCAATTACAAGTGACGGAACGGCCTGATGTCGTCAGCGCCGCGCTGCTTGAGGGCAGGGTATCAGTGCTGATAGACGGTACACCGTTTGCCCTCATAGCGCCAACGACGCTGTTCGCGATGCTGCAGTCGCCCGAAGACTACTATCAGCGCTTCTTCATCAGTACGCTGATCCGTTGGCTTCGCTATTTCTTTTTCATCATGACGCTCGTGCTGCCTTCACTTTATGTGGCGATTCTTACGTACCATCAGGAGATGGTGCCGACCTCGCTGCTCCTCAGCATAGCGAGGTCTCGGGAAGACATCCCGTTCCCGGCCCTCGTCGAGGCGCTCCTGATGGAGATTTCCTTCGAAGCGCTCCGCGAAGCGGGCGTGCGCCTGCCGAAGCAGGTCGGTGCTGCCGTCAGCATCGTCGGCGCGCTTGTGATCGGACAAGCGGCGACATCGGCTGGTCTCGTATCCGCGCCGATGGTCATGGTCGTGGCGATTACGGGGATCGCCTCTTTCATGATGCCGCAATACAGCAGCGGCATCGCGATCCGTATGCTTCGGTTTCCAATTATGTTTCTCTCGGGCATGCTGGGGCTGCTTGGCTTAATGCTCGGGGTCATCGTGATCGTCATTCATCTGTGCTCCCTCCGTTCGCTAGGCGTGCCGTACATGCAGCCGCTTGCACCGATGAGAGGCAGCGAGATGCGGGACGTGCTTCTCCGTTCGCCACTCTGGCTGCTGAACAAGCGCCCGCATCTGACGGGAAGCGTGAGCAATCCGAATCGGCAGGGGCCGAATCAGAAACCAGAGCCCCCCCAAGGGAATGATTCCGCATGA
- the thrC gene encoding threonine synthase, whose amino-acid sequence MDYISTRGKIEPVGFVDAVLMGLADDGGLLVPKQIPQLSPDTLHAWQQLSYPELALELFSLYIDGEIPRDDLKKLVDDSYGTFRDDEVTPVRRVSNSLHILELFHGPTFAFKDIALQFLGNLYSYISQKHNSTIHILGATSGDTGASAIEGVRGKEGIRICILHPHGKVSKVQELQMTTVDDANVLNLAVDGNFDDCQRIIKELFADVAFKQRYHLRAINSINIARILAQTVYYFYAYFQLAKQGQGEKVNFSVPTGNFGDIFAGYMAKRMGLPIHKLILATNENNILERFVTEGVYQPGEFRGTHSPSMDIQVASNFERYLYYLNGEDAGTVSALMSDFKRDGRIVIAGEALKQVQTDFEAYGVQNDECLSTISSYYSDYSYLLDPHTACGVAAAQRYTADDEVTVALSTAHPAKFDEAIQLINIKQTAPSQIQALSGKPQFQTRVAGTNEAVAEQLLAFF is encoded by the coding sequence ATGGACTACATCAGCACACGAGGTAAGATCGAACCTGTCGGCTTTGTCGACGCCGTCCTTATGGGACTGGCTGATGACGGAGGCTTGCTCGTTCCGAAGCAAATTCCGCAGTTGTCTCCTGATACGCTTCATGCCTGGCAGCAGCTCTCCTATCCGGAGCTCGCGCTTGAGCTGTTCTCGCTCTACATCGACGGTGAAATCCCGCGCGATGACCTGAAGAAGCTCGTCGATGACAGCTACGGCACGTTCCGCGACGACGAAGTCACGCCGGTGCGCCGTGTAAGCAACAGCCTGCACATCCTGGAGCTATTCCACGGCCCGACGTTCGCGTTCAAGGATATCGCCCTTCAATTTCTCGGCAACCTCTACTCTTATATCTCGCAGAAGCACAATTCGACGATTCATATTCTCGGCGCAACCTCCGGCGATACAGGCGCATCCGCCATCGAAGGCGTGCGCGGTAAAGAAGGCATCCGCATCTGCATTCTTCATCCGCACGGCAAGGTAAGCAAGGTGCAGGAGCTGCAGATGACCACGGTCGACGACGCAAACGTGCTTAATCTAGCCGTTGACGGCAATTTCGACGATTGCCAACGGATCATCAAGGAATTGTTCGCGGACGTTGCGTTCAAGCAGCGCTACCATCTGCGCGCGATCAACTCCATCAACATCGCCCGAATTCTGGCGCAGACGGTTTATTACTTCTATGCCTACTTCCAGCTTGCCAAGCAGGGCCAAGGCGAGAAGGTTAACTTCAGCGTGCCGACCGGCAACTTCGGCGATATCTTCGCAGGCTATATGGCCAAGCGGATGGGACTGCCGATTCACAAGCTGATTCTGGCGACGAACGAGAACAACATCCTGGAGCGCTTCGTGACAGAAGGCGTGTATCAGCCCGGCGAATTCCGCGGCACGCACAGCCCGTCGATGGACATCCAGGTCGCGAGCAATTTCGAGCGCTACCTGTATTATTTGAACGGCGAAGATGCCGGCACCGTATCTGCGCTGATGAGCGACTTCAAGCGTGATGGACGGATCGTCATTGCCGGTGAGGCGCTCAAGCAAGTTCAAACCGATTTTGAAGCCTACGGCGTTCAGAACGACGAGTGTCTGAGCACGATCAGCAGCTATTATTCGGATTACAGCTATTTGCTGGATCCGCACACGGCTTGCGGCGTCGCCGCGGCACAAAGATATACGGCGGACGACGAAGTGACGGTCGCATTATCGACCGCGCACCCGGCCAAGTTCGATGAGGCGATCCAACTCATTAACATTAAGCAGACGGCACCTTCGCAGATTCAGGCGCTGTCAGGCAAGCCTCAGTTCCAAACGCGCGTAGCGGGAACGAACGAAGCTGTGGCTGAGCAGCTGCTCGCGTTTTTCTAA
- a CDS encoding mandelate racemase/muconate lactonizing enzyme family protein — MKITSAKSFILHVPITPPITDAINAATHWGVTGVRIETDEGFTGYGYTGTCAKGDEMIADTIDRYYAPALIGKDPFMVKQIWDELRFGPMHWIGRAGVTHMALAAVDIALWDIMSKAANKPLWQYLGGHKPNGIKAYNTNGGWLNWSKERLISDMGAILDSGFTAVKMKVGKPDPREDFDRVQAVRRAIGDDIGLMIDVNQQWNITTAMTWGKKLEQFDLIWLEEPLNPDDIAGHRKLADELNVPIALGEHVYNKYAFRDYIAQGAIEYVQVDVTRVGGITEWLQVAGLAAAHDLPVCPHVGDMGQIHQHLVAATQGAVMLEYIPWIRHIFEEPATVKDGFYVLPQQPGASTTIIPRYFDEYRVK, encoded by the coding sequence ATGAAAATCACGAGCGCAAAAAGCTTCATCCTGCATGTACCAATCACGCCGCCCATCACCGATGCTATTAACGCCGCGACCCATTGGGGAGTGACGGGCGTCCGGATTGAGACGGACGAGGGCTTCACGGGCTACGGCTATACCGGAACATGCGCCAAAGGCGACGAGATGATCGCCGATACGATCGACCGCTATTATGCGCCGGCTCTCATCGGCAAGGATCCGTTCATGGTCAAACAAATCTGGGACGAGCTGCGCTTCGGTCCGATGCACTGGATCGGCCGCGCGGGCGTCACGCATATGGCGCTCGCAGCCGTCGATATCGCGCTGTGGGACATCATGTCCAAGGCGGCAAACAAGCCGCTCTGGCAGTACCTGGGCGGACATAAGCCGAACGGCATTAAAGCGTACAACACGAACGGCGGCTGGCTGAACTGGAGCAAGGAGCGCTTGATCTCGGACATGGGCGCCATCCTGGACTCCGGCTTCACGGCCGTGAAGATGAAGGTCGGCAAGCCCGACCCGCGCGAAGACTTCGACCGCGTGCAGGCCGTGCGCCGCGCGATCGGCGACGATATCGGCCTCATGATCGACGTCAACCAGCAGTGGAACATTACGACCGCGATGACATGGGGCAAGAAGCTGGAGCAATTCGATCTGATCTGGCTGGAAGAGCCGCTGAATCCGGACGATATCGCGGGACACCGCAAGCTGGCGGACGAGTTGAACGTGCCGATCGCGCTCGGCGAGCATGTGTACAACAAATACGCGTTCCGCGACTATATCGCGCAGGGTGCCATCGAGTACGTACAGGTCGACGTGACCCGCGTTGGCGGCATCACGGAATGGCTGCAGGTAGCGGGACTTGCCGCGGCGCATGACCTTCCGGTGTGCCCGCATGTCGGCGATATGGGCCAAATCCATCAGCATCTCGTAGCTGCTACGCAAGGCGCGGTCATGCTGGAGTACATCCCGTGGATTCGCCATATTTTCGAAGAACCGGCTACGGTGAAGGACGGCTTCTACGTGCTGCCGCAGCAGCCCGGCGCTTCGACAACGATCATCCCGCGGTATTTCGACGAGTATCGGGTAAAGTAG
- a CDS encoding SDR family oxidoreductase, whose protein sequence is MIGQKQNAAYASTKGAIVAMTKSLALDYAADGVGVNCICPAGVSTPLLEKWIGEQHDPQATRQSLNDMYPLGRSAKPEEIADAALFLGSSLSHFVTGVALPVDGGASLGY, encoded by the coding sequence TTGATCGGCCAGAAGCAGAACGCGGCTTACGCATCGACGAAAGGCGCGATCGTCGCCATGACGAAGTCACTTGCGCTAGACTATGCGGCTGACGGCGTTGGAGTCAATTGCATCTGTCCGGCCGGCGTATCAACGCCGCTGCTGGAGAAATGGATCGGCGAGCAGCACGATCCGCAGGCAACTCGCCAAAGCTTGAACGACATGTACCCGCTCGGCAGGTCGGCTAAGCCGGAAGAAATCGCGGATGCCGCGTTGTTCCTCGGCAGCAGCTTGTCCCATTTTGTAACAGGCGTTGCATTGCCGGTAGACGGAGGCGCCTCGCTCGGCTATTAA
- a CDS encoding SDR family NAD(P)-dependent oxidoreductase: MLLHGKICVITGGGSGIGEVTAKRFAEEGGIVMLADIDERNSLRTAEDINAAYGAGSATAYRVDVSNESEVRSWRP; encoded by the coding sequence ATGCTTCTGCATGGGAAAATTTGTGTCATTACCGGCGGCGGTTCCGGCATCGGAGAGGTGACCGCGAAACGTTTCGCGGAAGAAGGCGGAATCGTCATGCTGGCGGATATCGACGAGCGGAACTCGCTGCGAACAGCGGAAGACATCAACGCTGCATACGGCGCGGGGTCAGCAACCGCATACCGCGTGGACGTCTCGAACGAGAGCGAGGTTCGCTCCTGGCGTCCTTAA
- a CDS encoding GntR family transcriptional regulator → MPKNQLSRYVLTDELHVLLKQKIITHDMAAGDRINIDKLARDLGVSNIPIREALFRLSSEGFVTVVPFKGMFVAEMNLKDIDEIFEIRKSLEELSIRNAAPRLPKPVLHKILEELAQPPEVSAANEEEGRMLRMNEGLHGTLLAYADNMNLLRLVTSLIERIYRYLNVHHYKIELPAERTEHEAIVQALLDEDTERAVEAMRVHLQNAHKRLRESFA, encoded by the coding sequence ATGCCTAAAAATCAATTAAGCCGTTACGTGCTGACCGACGAGCTGCATGTCTTGTTAAAGCAAAAAATCATCACGCACGATATGGCTGCCGGCGATCGCATCAACATCGATAAACTGGCACGCGATCTCGGCGTCAGCAATATTCCGATCCGGGAAGCGCTGTTTCGTCTCTCCTCGGAAGGGTTCGTAACCGTCGTTCCGTTCAAAGGCATGTTCGTTGCGGAGATGAACTTGAAGGACATTGACGAAATCTTCGAGATTCGCAAGTCGCTTGAGGAGCTGTCGATCCGGAATGCGGCGCCGCGTCTGCCGAAGCCGGTCCTGCACAAGATCTTGGAAGAGCTGGCCCAGCCGCCTGAAGTATCCGCGGCGAACGAGGAGGAAGGCAGAATGCTGCGCATGAATGAAGGGCTGCATGGCACATTGCTAGCTTATGCGGACAACATGAACTTGCTGCGCCTCGTGACCTCGTTAATTGAACGAATCTATCGGTATTTAAACGTGCATCACTACAAAATCGAGCTTCCAGCCGAACGAACCGAGCATGAGGCAATCGTGCAGGCACTGCTTGACGAGGATACGGAAAGAGCTGTCGAAGCGATGCGGGTTCACTTGCAAAATGCTCATAAAAGACTGCGCGAATCGTTTGCATAA
- a CDS encoding sugar phosphate isomerase/epimerase yields MKIGISTYCLVDKLRSKDMSVIDVLEWAKAQGCAHVELVPYGYSLVDDAELAEQVRRKAHELGLALSNYALPANFVHETAADFEAEIDRLKQHVDLLQRMGIRSMRHDVVLFTIPHEQASIAHFHRNLAQIAEGSKRIADYADQFGITTNIENHGWGVQHSDRVQHVLEEVGRRNFKTVLDIGNFLCVDESPMVGTAKNLPYASIIHVKDFYYRPFDQDPGEGQWFRTVNGNYLRGAIFGQGDLPVRSLLKLVKQSGYDGYLTLEFEGLEESASATAIGLRNLERLWHEA; encoded by the coding sequence ATGAAAATCGGCATAAGCACGTATTGTTTGGTGGACAAGCTGCGCAGCAAAGACATGAGCGTAATCGACGTTCTGGAATGGGCGAAAGCGCAGGGCTGCGCGCATGTTGAGCTTGTTCCTTACGGTTATTCGTTGGTTGATGATGCGGAGCTGGCGGAACAAGTCCGCCGCAAGGCCCACGAGTTAGGGCTCGCGCTTTCGAATTATGCGCTCCCGGCAAATTTTGTTCATGAAACGGCAGCGGATTTTGAAGCCGAGATTGATCGGTTGAAGCAGCATGTCGACCTGCTCCAGCGCATGGGTATTCGGTCCATGCGGCATGATGTCGTGCTGTTCACGATCCCGCACGAGCAAGCGAGCATTGCCCATTTCCACAGGAATCTTGCGCAAATCGCGGAAGGCAGCAAGCGGATCGCGGACTATGCCGATCAATTCGGCATCACGACGAACATCGAAAACCATGGCTGGGGCGTACAGCACAGCGACCGGGTTCAGCATGTATTGGAGGAGGTCGGCCGCCGCAATTTCAAGACGGTACTCGATATCGGCAATTTTCTATGCGTGGACGAGTCGCCTATGGTCGGCACGGCCAAAAATCTCCCTTACGCGTCGATCATTCACGTCAAGGATTTCTATTACCGTCCGTTCGATCAGGACCCCGGCGAAGGCCAATGGTTTCGCACCGTGAATGGAAACTATCTGCGCGGCGCCATATTCGGCCAAGGCGATCTGCCTGTGCGCAGCCTGCTGAAGCTTGTGAAGCAGTCCGGTTATGACGGGTACTTGACGCTGGAATTCGAAGGCTTGGAAGAAAGCGCCTCGGCGACGGCGATTGGGCTGCGTAACTTAGAGCGGCTGTGGCATGAAGCGTAG